The following are encoded in a window of Chitinophagaceae bacterium genomic DNA:
- the rplQ gene encoding 50S ribosomal protein L17, which yields MRHGNKNKNLSRTASHRKALLMNLGCQLITNKRITTTLAKAKALRTYIEPLITKTKNNDSKEAIMHNHRIVFSYLNDKEAVKELFTVVAPKIAGRPGGYTRIIKLGARTGDNAEIAMIELVDFNEIYGKGTAKAAEPAKKTRRAGGGAKKKATAKTEEAKEETTEDKTEA from the coding sequence ATGCGTCACGGAAACAAGAACAAAAACCTGAGCAGAACCGCTTCCCACCGGAAGGCCCTGCTGATGAACCTGGGTTGCCAGCTGATCACCAACAAAAGGATCACAACCACACTGGCCAAGGCAAAAGCGCTTCGTACTTACATTGAACCGCTGATCACCAAAACCAAGAACAACGACAGCAAGGAAGCCATCATGCACAATCACCGTATTGTGTTCAGCTACCTGAACGATAAAGAGGCTGTGAAAGAATTATTCACGGTGGTAGCGCCAAAAATTGCCGGCCGCCCCGGGGGGTACACCCGTATCATTAAGCTGGGAGCAAGAACCGGTGATAATGCAGAGATCGCAATGATCGAGCTGGTTGACTTTAACGAAATATACGGTAAAGGAACAGCCAAGGCTGCTGAACCGGCCAAGAAGACACGCCGGGCAGGAGGTGGAGCTAAGAAAAAGGCCACTGCCAAAACAGAAGAGGCGAAAGAAGAAACAACAGAAGATAAAACCGAAGCTTAG
- a CDS encoding DNA-directed RNA polymerase subunit alpha yields the protein MAILNFVKPDKIVLQKATEFEAQFEFRPLEPGYGVTIGNSLRRVLLNSLEGYAIVGINIAGADHEFATLKGITEDVTEIILNLKQVRLKKKVEHDANLEKVTLSIKNKTEFTAGMIGDASPSFEVMNPEMLICTMDSSAKLDIEITIGKGRGYVPAEENKEKSSHFGYIPVDAIYTPIKNVKYSIENTRVEQRTDFEKLIMEVVTDGTIHPEDAVKQASRILIQHLMIITDENITFDTKEDKKEDLVDEQTLQLRKVLKTPLEDLDLSVRAFNCLKAAKINSLSELVQYEQEDLMKFRNFGQKSLSEIEQVLHERGLSFGMDLSKLKLDDE from the coding sequence ATGGCCATTTTAAATTTTGTTAAGCCCGATAAGATCGTTCTTCAGAAAGCAACCGAGTTTGAAGCTCAATTCGAATTCCGTCCGCTTGAGCCAGGTTACGGTGTAACCATCGGTAACTCCCTGCGCAGGGTTTTACTGAACTCCCTGGAGGGATATGCCATCGTTGGTATCAACATTGCCGGTGCAGACCATGAGTTTGCAACCTTAAAAGGCATTACGGAGGACGTCACGGAGATCATACTGAACCTGAAGCAGGTTCGTCTTAAAAAGAAGGTGGAGCATGATGCCAACCTGGAAAAGGTAACGCTTTCCATTAAGAATAAAACAGAATTCACTGCCGGCATGATCGGCGATGCTTCTCCTTCATTTGAAGTGATGAATCCCGAAATGCTGATCTGTACCATGGACAGCAGCGCCAAGCTGGATATTGAGATCACGATCGGTAAGGGCCGTGGCTATGTTCCGGCTGAAGAAAATAAAGAGAAGAGTTCACACTTTGGTTATATCCCGGTAGATGCTATTTATACGCCCATAAAGAATGTGAAATACTCTATTGAGAACACCCGTGTGGAGCAGCGCACCGACTTTGAAAAACTGATCATGGAAGTGGTTACCGATGGTACCATCCACCCCGAAGATGCAGTGAAGCAGGCCAGCCGTATCCTGATACAGCACCTGATGATCATCACCGACGAGAACATTACGTTTGATACCAAAGAAGATAAGAAAGAGGACCTGGTTGATGAGCAGACCCTGCAATTGCGCAAAGTACTGAAGACGCCCCTGGAAGACCTGGATCTTTCTGTACGTGCCTTCAACTGCCTGAAAGCAGCCAAGATCAACTCGTTGAGCGAACTGGTGCAGTACGAGCAGGAAGACCTGATGAAATTCAGGAACTTTGGACAGAAATCACTGAGTGAGATCGAGCAGGTATTGCACGAAAGGGGATTGAGCTTTGGAATGGACCTGAGCAAGCTGAAATTAGATGATGAATAA
- the rpsD gene encoding 30S ribosomal protein S4, which produces MARYTGPKTKISRIFGEPITGNGKWLTKNSNPPGMHGANRKRKTLGEYALQLREKQKAKYTYGLLEKQFRKTFDEAARRKGVTGENLIKLLEARLDNTVFRMGIAPSRQAARQLVSHKHVTVNGEVVNIPSYSCKPGDVIGLKNTSAARASIGGNLRGKNAKFNWLEWNEGEVKGTFITYPERESVPENIKEQLIVELYSK; this is translated from the coding sequence ATGGCACGTTACACAGGCCCCAAAACAAAAATCTCCCGGATCTTCGGAGAGCCTATTACAGGCAATGGAAAATGGTTGACCAAGAACAGCAATCCTCCGGGAATGCATGGTGCAAACCGCAAGCGCAAAACATTGGGTGAATATGCCCTTCAGTTAAGGGAAAAGCAAAAAGCAAAATACACCTATGGTTTGCTGGAAAAACAATTCCGTAAAACATTTGATGAAGCAGCCCGCAGAAAAGGTGTTACCGGTGAGAACCTCATTAAATTACTGGAGGCACGCCTGGATAATACCGTTTTTCGTATGGGTATCGCTCCAAGCCGCCAGGCTGCACGCCAGCTGGTTTCGCATAAACACGTTACCGTAAATGGCGAAGTGGTCAACATCCCGTCGTACAGCTGTAAGCCGGGAGATGTGATCGGCTTAAAAAATACAAGTGCTGCCAGGGCTTCCATCGGTGGAAACCTGCGTGGCAAAAATGCCAAATTCAACTGGCTGGAATGGAATGAAGGTGAGGTAAAAGGCACGTTCATCACGTATCCTGAAAGGGAAAGCGTTCCTGAGAACATTAAAGAACAACTGATCGTTGAATTGTACTCTAAATAA
- the rpsK gene encoding 30S ribosomal protein S11: protein MAKAQGGAKTSSKKRVVKVDSYGDAHITASFNNIIISLTNKQGQVISWSSAGKMGFRGSKKNTPYAAQMAAADAAKTALDAGLKRVDVYVKGPGSGREGAIRSLSQSGIEVAMIKDVTPLPHNGCRPPKKRRV from the coding sequence ATGGCAAAAGCACAAGGAGGCGCCAAAACGTCCTCGAAAAAAAGAGTAGTAAAAGTTGACAGCTACGGCGACGCACACATTACAGCAAGTTTCAACAACATCATCATCAGTTTAACCAACAAGCAGGGCCAGGTCATCAGCTGGAGCAGTGCCGGTAAAATGGGTTTCAGGGGTTCTAAGAAGAATACCCCGTATGCAGCCCAGATGGCCGCAGCCGATGCAGCAAAAACTGCCCTGGATGCCGGTTTAAAACGGGTGGATGTATATGTGAAAGGACCGGGTTCAGGACGTGAAGGGGCCATCCGTTCACTTTCTCAAAGCGGTATCGAGGTTGCGATGATCAAAGACGTTACACCGTTGCCACACAATGGTTGCCGTCCTCCTAAGAAAAGAAGGGTTTAA
- the rpsM gene encoding 30S ribosomal protein S13 has translation MARIAGIDLPKNKRGEVGLTYIYGIGRSTARYILTKSGIDFGKKVNQWNDDEQTAIRNVISNEFKTEGALRSETQMNIKRLLDIACYRGLRHRKGLPVRGQRTRTNSRTRKGKRKTVAGKKKVAKK, from the coding sequence ATGGCTCGTATTGCCGGTATTGATTTACCAAAAAATAAAAGAGGCGAAGTTGGCCTTACTTACATTTACGGAATCGGACGTTCTACTGCCCGTTACATTTTAACCAAGTCGGGTATCGACTTCGGTAAAAAAGTAAACCAGTGGAATGATGATGAGCAAACTGCCATCCGTAATGTCATCAGCAATGAATTCAAGACCGAAGGCGCCCTGCGTAGCGAAACCCAGATGAATATCAAACGTTTACTGGATATTGCGTGCTACCGCGGATTACGTCACCGTAAAGGTTTACCGGTTCGTGGACAGCGTACACGTACCAACAGCCGCACCCGGAAAGGAAAGCGCAAGACAGTTGCGGGTAAAAAGAAAGTAGCGAAGAAATAA
- the rpmJ gene encoding 50S ribosomal protein L36 codes for MKVRASIKKRSADCKIVRRKGRLYVINKKNPRFKQKQG; via the coding sequence ATGAAGGTAAGAGCTTCTATCAAAAAACGCAGCGCTGATTGCAAGATCGTAAGAAGAAAGGGCAGGCTGTATGTGATCAACAAAAAGAACCCGCGCTTCAAACAAAAGCAGGGGTAA
- the infA gene encoding translation initiation factor IF-1, with protein MAKQALIKQDGTIVEALSNAMFKVKLENDHEILATISGKMRMHYIRILPGDKVGVEMSPYDLSRGRIIFRYK; from the coding sequence ATGGCTAAACAGGCACTTATTAAACAAGACGGAACGATCGTGGAGGCGCTTAGTAATGCTATGTTCAAGGTGAAACTGGAGAATGACCACGAGATTTTGGCCACTATTTCCGGTAAAATGCGCATGCATTATATCCGTATTCTGCCGGGTGATAAAGTGGGTGTTGAAATGAGTCCATATGACCTGAGCAGGGGCCGGATAATTTTCAGGTATAAATAA
- a CDS encoding outer membrane beta-barrel protein encodes MKKLFVLYSGIFLLLVPTLVAQKRPLDKSSPTPVTAITSEQLSSKPFDRRNWNFAITRENIGYSHQNIKVNGVDQGTQSSFGLNLGANYFVIDGLAVGLELDAELNKWKNGSTQTNNSWMGYANVTYGVEVLKNVNIYGRVGAGLGGVVNIYKPAVGPETKDKSNLFGFKGELGFPLRLEPKGVAYLTPTINYGYRTEKFDDGKETTNRFGFGLKLETYLSCPQMSCDARSGYRLSEGIYDRGNSFLGFNTKGRLSFGNIKTDYDNPLIP; translated from the coding sequence ATGAAAAAGTTATTCGTTCTGTACAGTGGTATTTTTTTACTGCTCGTTCCGACGCTGGTTGCGCAAAAGCGACCCCTGGATAAGAGCAGCCCTACCCCCGTAACCGCCATTACCAGCGAACAGTTGTCAAGCAAACCATTCGACCGGCGTAACTGGAACTTTGCAATTACCCGGGAAAATATCGGCTATTCGCACCAGAATATCAAGGTCAATGGCGTGGACCAGGGCACACAAAGCAGTTTCGGTTTGAACCTGGGGGCCAATTACTTTGTAATAGATGGCCTGGCGGTTGGACTGGAACTGGATGCAGAACTGAATAAGTGGAAGAACGGCAGCACCCAGACCAATAACAGCTGGATGGGCTATGCGAATGTTACATACGGCGTGGAAGTGCTGAAGAATGTAAATATATATGGCCGGGTGGGTGCAGGACTGGGTGGCGTGGTAAATATATACAAGCCGGCTGTAGGACCTGAGACAAAGGACAAATCAAACTTGTTTGGTTTCAAAGGTGAACTGGGGTTCCCGCTGAGACTGGAACCGAAAGGGGTTGCCTATCTCACCCCTACGATCAATTACGGGTACCGTACCGAAAAATTTGATGACGGTAAGGAAACAACCAACCGCTTCGGGTTCGGGTTGAAACTGGAAACTTACCTCTCCTGTCCGCAGATGTCATGCGATGCCCGTTCGGGATACCGGCTTTCGGAAGGTATCTACGACCGCGGTAACAGTTTCCTGGGCTTTAATACAAAGGGCAGGCTGTCGTTTGGGAATATAAAAACCGACTATGACAATCCCCTCATTCCCTGA
- a CDS encoding autotransporter domain-containing protein — MADNFSLGLNAGYRSSVYKQSAFDYKQTNRSFGIMPQFELNMPVNNRGLNNLFIRGGYGFNTQMTETKNNINTNTTKWTGGDLCVGLGYNFFFRKGLSVTPQFEYDWATWKNKDTDQKEKINGPVFSVGIRKFFY; from the coding sequence ATGGCAGATAATTTTTCCCTGGGCCTGAATGCCGGCTACCGGAGCAGCGTTTACAAACAGAGTGCCTTTGATTATAAACAAACCAACCGGAGCTTTGGCATCATGCCGCAGTTTGAACTGAACATGCCGGTTAACAACCGTGGACTTAATAACCTGTTCATCCGGGGAGGCTATGGTTTTAATACGCAAATGACGGAAACGAAGAATAACATCAATACCAATACCACTAAATGGACCGGCGGTGATCTCTGCGTTGGCCTGGGATACAATTTCTTTTTTCGCAAAGGACTTTCTGTAACCCCCCAGTTCGAATACGACTGGGCAACCTGGAAGAACAAGGACACGGACCAGAAGGAAAAAATCAATGGGCCGGTTTTTTCAGTAGGGATCAGGAAGTTCTTTTATTGA
- a CDS encoding homogentisate 1,2-dioxygenase: MPHYHTLGKIPHKRHVQFRKSDGGLYSEQLFSTEGFSDDYSLLYHCHPPTQIIKTEPQVDVSPQVAEEKMLKHRCFEGFHLKPGGEYLQSRVPVLVNSDCHIVLAAPQTGTGEYFYKNTDADEMIFVHEGTGTVHTQYGELDFSYGDYIVLPRGTIYQIEFNDDKNRLFIVESFSPLRFPKRYMSKYGQLMEHSPFCERDIRPPKNLRTYDQKGDYLIKAKKKGMLYGLHYGTHPFDVIGWDGCCYPYIFSIHDFEPITGRVHQPPPVHQTFETNTFVVCSFVPRLYDYHPDAIPAPYNHSNIDSDEVLYYVDGDFMSRKNVTRGMITLHPAGIPHGPHPGAVEKSIGAKETRELAVMVDTFRPLMLTRQALEIENGNYVMSWAE, translated from the coding sequence ATGCCGCACTATCATACATTGGGAAAAATTCCCCATAAACGACACGTTCAGTTCCGCAAATCCGATGGCGGACTGTACAGCGAACAGTTATTCTCTACCGAAGGCTTCAGTGATGATTACTCCCTGCTGTATCATTGTCATCCGCCTACACAAATAATAAAAACAGAACCGCAGGTGGATGTGAGTCCGCAGGTGGCAGAGGAAAAAATGCTTAAGCACCGTTGCTTTGAAGGATTTCATTTAAAGCCGGGCGGTGAATACCTGCAAAGCCGGGTTCCCGTGCTGGTAAACAGCGATTGCCATATTGTGCTGGCTGCCCCGCAAACCGGTACAGGTGAATACTTTTATAAGAACACCGACGCCGATGAAATGATCTTTGTGCATGAAGGAACCGGTACCGTGCATACGCAGTATGGAGAGCTGGACTTCAGTTATGGTGACTATATCGTGCTGCCGAGAGGCACCATTTACCAGATTGAGTTCAACGATGATAAGAACCGCTTATTCATTGTTGAATCATTTTCCCCCCTGCGCTTTCCTAAGAGATATATGAGTAAGTACGGGCAACTGATGGAACACTCCCCATTCTGTGAACGGGATATCCGCCCGCCCAAAAACCTCAGGACCTATGACCAGAAGGGCGACTACCTGATCAAGGCAAAAAAGAAAGGTATGCTGTATGGCCTGCATTACGGAACCCATCCCTTTGACGTGATCGGCTGGGACGGATGCTGCTATCCCTATATTTTTTCCATTCATGATTTTGAACCCATTACCGGAAGGGTACACCAGCCACCACCGGTTCACCAGACCTTTGAGACCAATACCTTTGTGGTATGTTCCTTTGTGCCCCGGCTTTACGACTATCATCCCGATGCCATACCGGCACCTTATAACCACAGCAATATCGACAGCGATGAAGTGCTGTATTATGTGGACGGTGATTTTATGAGTCGCAAAAACGTAACACGTGGCATGATCACCCTGCACCCGGCGGGCATACCTCACGGACCGCACCCCGGTGCCGTGGAAAAAAGTATTGGCGCCAAAGAAACCAGGGAACTCGCTGTTATGGTGGATACGTTCCGGCCGCTGATGCTGACCCGGCAGGCACTGGAGATCGAGAACGGAAACTATGTCATGAGCTGGGCCGAATGA
- a CDS encoding metallophosphoesterase family protein translates to MTRIGLVSDTHGYLDDAIPEHFKNCDEVWHAGDFGEGIVERFNSFKPFKGVYGNIDGQDIRSRFPEQLVFMCEGVKVMMRHIGGYPPKYNPETKRELLLHKPQLFISGHSHILKIMHDDKLQCLHMNPGAAGKQGWQKVRTIIRFTIDGKDIKDCDVIELKNL, encoded by the coding sequence TTGACAAGGATCGGATTAGTTTCGGACACCCATGGTTACCTGGATGATGCCATTCCGGAGCACTTTAAAAACTGCGATGAGGTATGGCATGCCGGGGATTTCGGGGAAGGAATCGTTGAAAGGTTTAATTCGTTTAAGCCGTTTAAGGGTGTGTATGGTAATATTGATGGCCAGGATATACGCAGCCGGTTCCCGGAACAACTGGTGTTTATGTGCGAAGGGGTGAAAGTGATGATGCGGCATATCGGCGGCTATCCTCCCAAATACAATCCGGAAACAAAAAGGGAATTACTGCTGCATAAACCGCAGCTTTTCATCAGCGGCCACTCCCATATCCTTAAAATAATGCACGACGATAAACTGCAGTGCCTGCACATGAACCCCGGGGCTGCCGGTAAGCAGGGATGGCAAAAGGTACGGACCATCATCCGCTTTACCATTGACGGGAAAGATATTAAGGATTGTGATGTAATTGAACTAAAAAACCTATAA
- a CDS encoding nuclear transport factor 2 family protein, whose translation MKRTALLLVLFLTTVLSPGTFAQADNEEKAVRACLEEYMSGDGNRMEKAFHPSATMKYIDAQTGEFKDVPIADFIARAKANTNKQERKIGIVSVNIEGNAANGKIKIETDKVILYDYMNMLKVNGEWKIVSKIFSRKNK comes from the coding sequence ATGAAAAGAACAGCCTTATTACTTGTACTGTTTTTAACAACAGTCCTTTCACCGGGTACATTTGCCCAGGCAGATAACGAGGAAAAAGCCGTAAGGGCCTGCCTGGAAGAATACATGAGCGGCGATGGCAACCGCATGGAAAAAGCCTTTCACCCTTCTGCCACCATGAAGTACATTGACGCACAAACGGGAGAATTCAAAGATGTGCCCATTGCAGATTTTATTGCAAGGGCAAAAGCCAATACAAACAAACAGGAAAGAAAGATCGGGATCGTCTCGGTTAACATTGAAGGCAATGCCGCCAACGGAAAGATAAAGATCGAAACGGACAAGGTGATCCTGTACGATTACATGAACATGCTTAAAGTGAACGGGGAGTGGAAGATCGTAAGCAAGATATTTTCGAGGAAGAATAAATAA
- a CDS encoding PD40 domain-containing protein has translation MKRIPVLVVLLVVITVAISSFKAGTAASGSPVIAPLNDTILFEGEKHFANVQQLTFGGDNAEAYFSFDGKWIIFQRTNPKEGILCDEMFIGKVPNPGEKFEYKRVSTGKGRTTCGAFTKDGRHVIYASTHLGADTCPPVPDRKKYGNKYIWPLYDSYDIFMADLDGKIVKQLTTRKGYDAEATISPDGKKMIYTSDKDGDIDLYIMDLKTGKEKRITNTLGYDGGAWFSPDGKKIIWRASRPTTEAAIKEYKDLLAENLVAPTNMEVFIADANGNNVKQVTSFGNANWAPAYMPDSKRIIFASNHQSKRGFPFNLFTINEDGSGLEKISAERSFDAFPMFSPDGKKIIFCSNRNNGGTRDTNIFIADWVE, from the coding sequence ATGAAAAGGATCCCTGTATTGGTTGTTCTGTTGGTTGTAATAACGGTTGCCATAAGCTCTTTTAAAGCAGGTACCGCTGCATCGGGCTCACCGGTCATCGCCCCGCTGAACGACACCATATTGTTTGAAGGCGAAAAACATTTTGCCAATGTGCAGCAGCTTACTTTTGGCGGCGACAATGCAGAAGCTTATTTCAGTTTTGACGGCAAGTGGATCATTTTCCAGCGTACCAATCCGAAGGAAGGTATACTGTGTGATGAGATGTTCATAGGTAAAGTGCCCAACCCCGGCGAAAAATTTGAATACAAAAGGGTCAGTACCGGTAAAGGAAGAACCACCTGCGGGGCTTTTACAAAAGACGGCAGGCACGTGATATATGCAAGTACGCATTTGGGAGCCGACACCTGTCCTCCTGTGCCTGATAGAAAAAAGTACGGCAATAAATACATCTGGCCCTTGTACGACAGCTACGATATCTTCATGGCCGACCTGGATGGAAAAATTGTTAAGCAACTGACCACCCGGAAGGGTTATGATGCGGAAGCCACCATTTCGCCTGATGGAAAGAAAATGATCTATACCAGCGATAAGGACGGGGATATTGACCTCTACATCATGGACCTGAAGACCGGTAAAGAGAAACGTATCACAAATACCCTGGGCTATGACGGCGGTGCATGGTTCAGCCCGGATGGAAAGAAGATCATCTGGAGGGCCAGCAGGCCCACAACGGAAGCAGCCATCAAAGAATATAAGGACCTGCTTGCCGAAAACCTGGTGGCACCTACCAATATGGAAGTGTTCATTGCCGATGCGAATGGCAACAACGTAAAACAGGTAACATCTTTCGGTAATGCCAATTGGGCGCCGGCTTATATGCCAGACAGCAAGCGCATCATTTTTGCCAGCAACCACCAGAGCAAAAGAGGTTTCCCTTTCAATCTTTTTACCATTAATGAGGACGGCAGCGGCCTGGAGAAGATCTCTGCTGAGAGATCATTTGATGCTTTTCCCATGTTCAGTCCCGATGGAAAGAAGATCATTTTCTGCAGCAACCGCAACAACGGGGGCACAAGGGATACCAATATCTTCATTGCCGACTGGGTGGAATAG
- a CDS encoding tetratricopeptide repeat protein, producing the protein MTNLIRYPLFLLFLLTGIMSCNNNEQTVPVNTAAPSKEKELGDAIARFPDSLLLREQLVQYYRENAFYDKALAATDEWLKKDSLNARLWDMKATLHFENADTLDAIRAFEKAAAILPAPEYLMSLGTLYAQTKNARALAAAGLLAKLDNGKTAKEGIFIKGLYYSYTGDKEKAISFFDQCLAMEYTFMPGYLEKAIALYDQAKYAEAIKVLDRAVTLQNNFDEGYYWRGRCFEKLNKLADAMEDYRTALLYNPGYAEAKDALARLEGK; encoded by the coding sequence ATGACCAACCTCATACGATATCCATTGTTTTTGCTCTTCCTGCTGACGGGCATCATGTCGTGCAATAACAATGAACAAACCGTACCAGTAAATACCGCAGCCCCGTCTAAAGAAAAAGAACTGGGGGATGCCATTGCCCGGTTCCCCGATTCGTTGTTGCTGCGTGAACAACTTGTTCAATACTACCGGGAGAATGCATTCTATGATAAAGCCCTTGCTGCGACCGATGAATGGCTGAAGAAAGACAGTTTGAATGCAAGGTTGTGGGACATGAAAGCGACCCTGCACTTTGAAAATGCTGACACCCTGGATGCCATCCGGGCTTTTGAAAAAGCGGCTGCCATTTTACCGGCTCCGGAATACCTGATGTCGCTGGGTACGTTGTACGCACAGACAAAGAATGCACGGGCGCTGGCTGCTGCCGGTCTGCTGGCAAAGCTTGATAATGGCAAAACGGCAAAAGAAGGTATTTTCATTAAGGGACTGTATTATAGTTATACCGGTGATAAGGAAAAAGCCATTTCATTCTTTGATCAATGCCTGGCCATGGAATATACCTTCATGCCCGGCTACCTCGAAAAAGCCATTGCCCTGTATGACCAGGCAAAATATGCCGAAGCCATTAAGGTACTTGACCGGGCCGTGACCTTACAGAATAATTTTGATGAAGGGTATTACTGGCGTGGCCGCTGTTTTGAAAAACTGAATAAACTGGCCGATGCCATGGAAGATTACCGGACGGCCCTCCTGTATAATCCCGGATATGCTGAAGCCAAAGATGCACTGGCAAGGCTGGAAGGGAAGTGA
- a CDS encoding ribulose-phosphate 3-epimerase encodes MPIIAPSLLSANFLDLQADCNMLNESAADWYHLDVMDGHFVPNISFGPMLVEFFRKATTKVCDVHLMIEEPGRYAEAFKKAGADILSVHIEACPHLHRNIQQVKSLGMQAGVAVNPHTPVESLKDVLADIDLVCLMSVNPGFGGQSFIPHTLHKIKQLREMIDERALNVKIEIDGGVTLENARTILDAGADVLVAGNTVFRSADPKATIAALKNL; translated from the coding sequence ATGCCCATCATCGCCCCTTCCCTCTTATCCGCTAATTTCCTGGATCTACAGGCCGATTGCAACATGCTGAATGAAAGTGCTGCCGACTGGTACCATTTAGATGTGATGGACGGACATTTTGTACCCAACATCAGTTTTGGTCCCATGCTGGTGGAGTTTTTCAGGAAAGCAACCACCAAGGTTTGTGATGTGCATTTAATGATCGAAGAACCGGGCAGGTATGCCGAAGCATTTAAAAAAGCCGGCGCCGATATCCTGTCTGTTCATATCGAAGCATGCCCGCACCTGCACCGGAATATCCAACAGGTAAAAAGTTTAGGGATGCAGGCCGGCGTGGCTGTTAATCCGCATACACCGGTTGAAAGCCTGAAAGACGTCCTTGCCGATATTGACCTGGTATGCCTGATGAGCGTAAATCCCGGTTTCGGCGGACAATCATTCATACCACACACCCTCCATAAGATCAAACAGCTGCGTGAAATGATCGACGAACGGGCGCTCAATGTAAAGATCGAGATCGATGGCGGCGTTACGCTGGAAAATGCCAGGACCATTTTAGATGCAGGAGCCGATGTGCTGGTGGCCGGCAATACGGTCTTCCGGTCAGCTGATCCCAAAGCAACCATTGCTGCACTGAAGAACCTATAA
- a CDS encoding DUF3703 domain-containing protein, translated as MKMHTTMPGTLRPFYREELVSAENAFAEKKYQQSWRHLERAHILGQPYPVEHTAVHWKMLLFGIKIKNTKEIIGQIPRLLVGGVKSFIGKIPVGNSGGANVPSLQPMEIPEDLLAIIQGHENL; from the coding sequence ATGAAAATGCATACAACAATGCCGGGAACATTGCGGCCATTTTACCGGGAGGAACTGGTATCGGCTGAAAATGCCTTTGCTGAAAAAAAATACCAGCAAAGCTGGCGGCATTTAGAGCGGGCTCACATTTTGGGGCAACCCTACCCGGTTGAACATACCGCTGTTCACTGGAAAATGCTTCTTTTTGGTATTAAAATAAAGAACACAAAAGAAATTATCGGGCAGATCCCCCGGTTGCTGGTTGGCGGTGTGAAATCATTTATTGGGAAGATACCGGTTGGTAATTCAGGCGGGGCAAATGTTCCTTCACTTCAGCCCATGGAAATACCTGAAGACCTGCTCGCAATAATACAAGGTCATGAAAACTTATAG